Genomic DNA from Pseudomonadota bacterium:
TGCAACTCACCTATTGGAGTCAAACTACTATATAAGGACTGTCCAGGAACTCCTGGGCCACAAGGATGTCTCGACGACAATGATTTATGCCCATGTATTAAATAGGCCGGGGCTCAGTGTGAGGAGCCCCCTGGATGTGTGACAATGACAGATACCATAATGTGTGAAAAAACTTTCGTGAAAACCGGCCAGGACCGTATTATACAGAAATATTTATGTATAATACGGTAAAATACAGAATTTTTTCT
This window encodes:
- a CDS encoding tyrosine-type recombinase/integrase; amino-acid sequence: MLLSIIRIVAMITITPDSSGRTAVRLVGIDKTVNVHTFRHPFATHLLESNYYIRTVQELLGHKDVSTTMIYAHVLNRPGLSVRSPLDV